In the Oncorhynchus nerka isolate Pitt River linkage group LG2, Oner_Uvic_2.0, whole genome shotgun sequence genome, one interval contains:
- the LOC115144536 gene encoding complex I assembly factor TIMMDC1, mitochondrial-like, which translates to MVKTCTVFDPAPIAGEAFMMHPPGRPWVSPAPCQQAASAPQGTLCTGPLRGLQLAMPSLGRLLPRVHAADTSWRSAHNAAIRGFVRYGWRWSWRVAAFVTLFNTVCRDKYTLSHYAGERSRALFMSASVPSHLDCLRVTERALIIAMQGLAGALISTMQGLAGETVRERRERRELYELKLAEWSARLQLTDDLIGDLSSSGRIQDVDKDIQKIQELLSLPWNESVAQD; encoded by the exons ATGGTGAAGACATGTACCGTCTTTG ATCCAGCTCCCATTGCTGGTGAAGCGTTCATGATGCATCCTCCTGGACGGCCCTGGGTGTCCCCAGCCCCATGTCAGCAGGCAGCCTCGGCCCCCCAGGGCACCCTCTGCACCGGACCACTGCGGGGTCTCCAGCTAGCCATGCCCTCCCTGGGCCGCCTCCTCCCCAGGGTCCATGCAGCTGACA CCTCGTGG CGTTCTGCCCATAACGCAGCCATCCGGGGCTTTGTGCGGTACGGCTGGAGGTGGAGCTGGAGAGTAGCAGCCTTCGTCACATTATTCAA CACTGTGTGCAGAGACAAGTATACCCTCAGCCACTACGCAGGAG AGCGAAGCAGAGCGCTGTTCATGTCTGCCTCAGTGCCCAGCCACCTGGACTG TCTGAGGGTTACTGAGA GAGCTCTGATCATCGCCATGCAGGGATTGGCTGGAGCTCTGATCAGCACCATGCAGGGATTGGCAGGAGAAACAGTCCGGGAGAGGAGGGAGCGCAGAGAGCTGTATGAACTAAAACTGGCAGAATG GAGTGCCCGTTTGCAGTTGACGGATGACCTGATTGGTGATTTGAGCAGCAGTGGGCGGATCCAGGATGTAGACAAGGACATACAGAAGATCCAGGAGCTGCTCAGTTTACCATGGAACGAGTCCGTGGCCCAAGACTGA